A stretch of the Capsicum annuum cultivar UCD-10X-F1 chromosome 10, UCD10Xv1.1, whole genome shotgun sequence genome encodes the following:
- the LOC107843685 gene encoding 40S ribosomal protein S14-2: MSRRKTREPKEETVTLGPATREGELVFGVAHIFASFNDTFIHVTDLSGRETMVRITGGMKVKADRDESSPYAAMLAAQDVSQRCKELGINALHIKLRATGGNKTKTPGPGAQSALRALARSGMKIGRIEDVTPIPTDSTRRKGGRRGRRL, encoded by the exons TCGAGGAGAAAGACCAGGGAGCCCAAGGAAGAGACTGTTACCCTTGGACCAGCTACCAGGGAGGGTGAATTGGTCTTTGGCGTTGCCCACATTTTCGCCTCTTTCAACGACACCTTCATT CACGTGACTGATTTGTCTGGACGCGAAACAATGGTTCGCATTACTG GCGGTATGAAGGTGAAGGCTGACAGAGATGAATCTTCTCCTTATGCTGCTATGCTTGCAGCACAAGATGTTTCTCAAAGATGCAAG GAGCTTGGAATTAATGCTCTTCACATTAAGCTGCGGGCTACAGGAGGGAACAAAACCAAGACTCCTGGTCCTGGTGCCCAGTCTGCTCTTAGAGCCCTTGCTCGATCTGGAATGAAAATTGGACGCATAG AGGATGTCACTCCTATTCCCACCGACAGTACTCGCAGAAAGGGTGGTAGAAGAGGAAGGAGGCTGTGA